A region of Sesamum indicum cultivar Zhongzhi No. 13 linkage group LG7, S_indicum_v1.0, whole genome shotgun sequence DNA encodes the following proteins:
- the LOC110012286 gene encoding vacuolar protein sorting-associated protein 53 A-like: MAAADKQSALDYINQMFPTEASLSGVEPLMQKIHSEVRKVDAEILTAVRQQSNSGTKARENLASATHAVQELIFKIQEIKTKAEQSETMVQEICRDIKKLDFAKKHITTTITALHRLTMLVSAVEQLQVMASKRQYKEAAAQLEAVNQLCSHFDAFRDNPKITELKDRFKSIKRILKSHVFSDFSSLG; the protein is encoded by the exons ATGGCGGCGGCTGACAAGCAGAGTGCTTTAGATTACATCAATCAGATGTTCCCTACAG AGGCCTCTCTGTCTGGTGTTGAGCCACTTATGCAGAAAATACACAGTGAAGTTCGTAAAGTGGATGCTGAAATTTTAACAGCTGTTCGTCAGCAG AGTAACTCAGGAACCAAGGCCCGGGAGAATCTTGCATCAGCTACTCATGCTGTTCAG gaacttatttttaagatccaagaaataaaaacaaaagcagaGCAAAGTGAAACAATGGTTCAGGAAATATGCCGTGATATTAAGAAACTGGATTTTGCAAAGAAGCATATAACTACAACAATTACTGCTCTTCATCGTCTTACCATGCTGG TCTCTGCTGTCGAACAACTCCAAGTTATGGCTTCTAAAAGACAGTACAAGGAGGCAGCTGCACAGCTTGAG GCTGTCAACCAGTTATGCAGCCATTTTGATGCTTTCAGAGATAATCCAAAGATCACAGAGCTTAAGGACAGGTTTAAGAGCATCAAACGAATTCTGAAGTCACACGTGTTTTCAGATTTCTCTAG CTTAGGT